A single region of the Sus scrofa isolate TJ Tabasco breed Duroc chromosome 17, Sscrofa11.1, whole genome shotgun sequence genome encodes:
- the ASXL1 gene encoding putative Polycomb group protein ASXL1 isoform X3 codes for MKDKQKRKKERTWAEAARLVLENYSDAPMTPKQILQVIEAEGLKEMRSGTSPLACLNAMLHSNSRGGEGLFYKLPGRISLFTLKDL; via the exons atgaaggacaaacagaagaggaagaaggagcgCACGTGGGCCGAGGCCGCGCGCCTG GTATTAGAAAACTACTCAGATGCTCCAATGACACCAAAGCAGATTCTGCAGGTCATAGAGGCAGAAGGACTAAAGGAAATGAG AAG TGGGACATCCCCTCTCGCTTGTCTTAATGCCATGCTGCATTCCAATtcaagaggaggagaggggttATTTTATAAACTGCCTGGCCGAATCAGCCTTTTCACACTCAAG